From Eptesicus fuscus isolate TK198812 chromosome 22, DD_ASM_mEF_20220401, whole genome shotgun sequence, a single genomic window includes:
- the CFAP45 gene encoding cilia- and flagella-associated protein 45, with the protein MPLSTPGVPSSSSTTSNRSRNRSRYRTKAVSCEVDESLFGGNKPLAQSDSPIVLLRDKRAIEKTFSALALEHKPKTIQLITRDLVRELIVPTEDPSGESLIMSPEEFERIKWASQVLTKEELEARVQAFKKEKEAALDAVTTRKKVMKQKDMIWMKNKKLDELEEEAKERAQNLLQRANKLRIEQEEELRDMSQIILNAKCHAIRDAQILEKQLIQKELDAEEKRLDQMMEVERQKSLQRQEDLFRKRREERIRGKRHIMQQMQKKQEERSLFAEQQELEKEQMLEYMEQLQEEDLRDMERRHQEKLKMQAEIKHFKDESQKQKAELQAQEKLADQLVMEFTKKKMAREAEFEAEQERIRREKEKEIARMRVMQEKAQDYLAEKDALRAKRNQEVADREWRRKEKENAQKKMETEAKLRKTRLEQVAFKEHTLAVQVQRDRDEFDRILRAQREQIERERLVEEKRTSERMQHVQELRRQVRENQQKLVQERIATFEEGRRLKEEALRRSERINDVKKKKIEELRATGLPEKYCIEAERKANILPATPVS; encoded by the exons ATG CCGTTAAGCACACCTGGCGTCCCGAGCTCCTCTTCCACCACTTCCAACAGGTCAAGGAACCGGTCTCGTTATCGGACCAAAGCTGTGAGCTGCGAGGTAGATGAGAGCCTCTTCGGAGGTAACAAG CCCCTGGCCCAGAGCGACAGCCCCATCGTGCTGCTCCGAGACAAGCGTGCCATTGAGAAAACCTTCTCTGCTTTGGCCTTGGAGCACAAGCCAAAGACCATCCAGCTCATCACCCGGGACCTGGTCCGAGAACTCAT CGTTCCCACAGAGGATCCCTCCGGGGAGTCCCTTATCATGAGTCCCGAAGAGTTTGAGCGGATTAAGTGGGCATCCCAAGTGCTGACCAAAGAAGAACTCGAGGCCAGGGTGCAGGCCTtcaagaaggagaaggaagccgCCTTG GATGCAGTCACCACACGCAAGAAGGTCATGAAACAGAAGGACATGATTTGGATGAAGAACAAGAAGCTCGATGAACTAGAGGAGGAGGCCAAGGAGAGGGCCCAGAACCTTCTGCAGAGAGCCAACAAGCTGCGGatagagcaggaggaggagctcaGGGACATGAGCCAG ATCATCCTTAATGCCAAGTGCCATGCCATCCGGGATGCCCAGATCCTGGAGAAACAGCTGATTCAAAAAGAACTGGATGCAGAGGAGAAGCGGTTGGATCAGATGATGGAGGTGGAACGGCAGAAATCCCTCCAAAGGCAGGAGGATCTTttcaggaagaggagagaggaaagaatccG AGGAAAACGGCATATTATGCAACAGATGCAAAAGAAGCAGGAGGAGCGATCACTGTTTGCGGAGcagcaggagctggagaaggagcaGATGCTGGAATACATGGAGCAGCTCCAAGAGGAGGATCTCAGG GACATGGAACGAAGGCACCAGGAGAAACTGAAGATGCAAGCTGAGATTAAGCACTTCAAAGATGAGagccagaaacagaaagcagagctGCAGGCTCAGGAGAAGCTGGCAGACCAGTTGGTGATGGAGTTTACCAAGAAGAAGATG GCTCGAGAAGCAGAGTTTGAGGCTGAGCAGGAGAGAatcaggagggagaaagagaaggagatcGCCCGCATGAGGGTCATGCAAGAAAAGGCCCAGGATTACCTGGCAGAAAAG gATGCCTTGCGGGCAAAGCGCAACCAGGAGGTTGCAGACAGAGAGTGGcgcaggaaggaaaaggaaaatgcgCAGAAGAAGATGGAGACAGAAGCCAAACTGCGGAAAACGCGGCTGGAGCAGGTGGCGTTCAAGGAGCACACTCTGGCGGTTCAGGTGCAACGAGACCGGGATGAATTCGACAGGATCCTTCG GGCGCAGAGAGAGCAGATTGAGCGGGAGAGGCTGGTGGAGGAGAAGAGGACCTCGGAGCGCATGCAGCACGTCCAGGAGCTGCGGCGCCAGGTGCGCGAGAACCAGCAGAAGCTGGTGCAGGAGCGCATCGCCACCTTCGAGGAGGGCCGGCGCCTCAAGGAGGAGGCCCTGCGGCGCAGCGAGCGCATCAATGACGTCAAGAAGAAGAAGATCGAAGAGCTGAG GGCCACCGGCCTTCCCGAGAAGTACTGCATCGAGGCTGAGCGCAAAGCCAACATCCTGCCCGCCACCCCTGTGAGCTGA
- the VSIG8 gene encoding V-set and immunoglobulin domain-containing protein 8, translated as MGVRGAFHLLLVCLSPALLSAVRINGDGQEILYLAEGDNVRLGCPYILDPEDYGPSGLDIEWMQVNSDPSHRENVFLSYQDKRINHGNLPHLQQRVRFAASDPSQYDASINLMNLQVADTATYECRVKKTTMATRKVIVTVQARPAVPMCWSEGHMAYGNDVVLKCFASGGTPPLSYKWAKISGHTHPYRAGSYHSQHSFQSELSYQESFHSSINQGVFNGDLVLKDISHEDDGLYQCTVANHVGYSVCVVEMKGSDSRRAGVIVGAVLGSLLLLGCLLLAIWALTCCCCGGAGGARGAFGYGNRSGVGGGACGDLSNEIREDAVAPGCQARGRGSRVTHLLGYPPQTARRSQRRPCAPPPCGGPEDVALASRTAACEAGPAPVYVKVTCAESEDCARGSRPGKDGLVV; from the exons ATGGGAGTTCGAGGAGCCTTCCACCTTCTGCTCGTGTGCCTGAGCCCAG CACTGCTGTCTGCTGTGCGAATCAACGGGGATGGCCAGGAGATCCTGTACCTGGCAGAAGGTGACAATGTAAGACTGGGCTGCCCCTACATCCTGGACCCTGAGGATTATGGTCCCAGTGGGCTGGACATCGAATGGATGCAGGTCAATTCAGACCCTTCACATCGGGAGAATGTG TTCCTTAGCTACCAGGACAAGAGAATCAACCATGGCAACCtcccccacctgcagcagagggtCCGCTTTGCGGCCTCGGACCCCAGCCAGTACGACGCCTCCATCAACCTCATGAACCTGCAGGTGGCCGACACAGCCACCTATGAGTGCCGGGTGAAGAAGACCACGATGGCTACCCGGAAGGTCATCGTCACCGTCCAAG CTCGGCCCGCAGTGCCCATGTGCTGGTCTGAGGGCCACATGGCGTATGGCAACGATGTGGTGCTGAAGTGCTTTGCCAGTGGGGGCACCCCGCCTCTCTCCTACAAGTGGGCCAAGATCAGTGGGCACACCCACCCCTACCGTGCAGGATCCTATCACTCGCAGCACAGTTTCCAGTCTGAGCTGTCCTATCAGGAGTCCTTCCACAGCTCCATTAATCAAG GTGTGTTTAACGGCGATCTGGTGTTGAAGGACATCTCCCATGAGGATGATGGGCTGTACCAGTGCACGGTGGCCAACCACGTGGGCTACAGTGTGTGCGTGGTGGAGATGAAGGGCTCAG ACTCCCGGCGTGCAGGCGTGATCGTCGGCGCAGTGCTCGGCTCTCTGCTCCTGctgggctgcctgctgctggccatCTGGGCgctcacctgctgctgctgcggggGAGCTGGCGGGGCCCGCGGGGCCTTCGGCTATGGCAACCGCAGCGGGGTCGGCGGAGGGGCCTGCGGAGACTTGTCTAATGAGATCAG AGAGGACGCCGTGGCGCCCGGGTGCCAGGCCCGCGGGCGCGGCAGCCGCGTCACCCACCTGCTGGGGTACCCGCCGCAGACCGCCCGCCGCTCCCAGCGCCGCCCGTGCGCGCCCCCGCCCTGCGGCGGCCCCGAGGACGTGGCCCTGGCGTCCCGCACCGCCGCCTGCGAGGCGGGCCCCGCCCCGGTCTACGTCAAGGTCACCTGCGCCGAGTCCGAGGACTGCGCCCGGGGGTCGCGGCCGGGCAAGGACGGCCTGGTGGTGTGA